From a region of the Pogona vitticeps strain Pit_001003342236 chromosome 7, PviZW2.1, whole genome shotgun sequence genome:
- the EPHA2 gene encoding ephrin type-A receptor 2 has protein sequence MASLRGVSGPLLSPLFVLLQVTLQGVQTREVVLLDFAKAQGDLGWLNHPYGKGWDLLQNVMNESLIYIYSVCNVMEGDQDNWLRTNWIYRSEAQRIFIELQFTVRDCNSFPSGTGTCKETFNLYYAESDFDYGINFQKRQFRKIDTIAPDEITLREDFDTRNVKINTEVRSVGPLTRKGFYLAFQDIGACVALLSVRIYYKKCPGIFHNMASFPETIAGADSQPLAKVPGTCVQHAVAREEPLMHCNSDGEWLVPIGECLCREGYEKDGDSCRACSPGFFKENISNSACSKCPSHTLPSSEGSTSCPCEEGYFRALSDPVSMPCTQPPSAPHRVTAIGLGAKVQLRWSTPRNTGGRKDITYSITCEQCWPESGECRPCDSTLRYSENPDHFAGTSLTISDLEPHVNYTFTVEAHNGVSSFSTQRSYSVTSISVNQTEPPRVTSVTMDSRTATSLTLSWTVPPRQQNYVWKYQVTYKKKKDEHSYSVLRCDENSVTLPKLSPGTKYLVSVQALTQEGQGAHSVEQEFETLPEHSDGTNTTVVLWGSIAGCLFMGLVVLATVFFIRRRKKKLRSRQTSEDVYFSKSDQLKPLKTYVDPHTYEDPNQAVLKFTTEIHPSCISRQKVIGAGEFGEVYKGTLKSGKKEIPVAIKTLKSGYTEKQRIDFLSEATIMGQFCHHNIIHLEGVISKYKPFMIITEYMENGALDKFLREKDGEFCVIQLVGMLRGIASGMKYLASMNYVHRDLAARNILVDSQLVCKVSDFGLSRVLEDDPDATYTTSGGKIPIRWTAPEAISHRKFTSASDVWSYGIVMWEVMSNGERPYWELSNHEVMKAINEGFRLPVPLDCPSAIYQLMMRCWQQDRSHRPKFTDIVSILDKLIRAPESLKTLAEFDPRISIRLPSTSGSEGIPFRTVGEWLESIKMHQYTEHFTAAGYNVIEKVVQMSNDDIKRIGVRLPGHQKRIAYSLMGLKEQVSTTGIPI, from the exons ATGGCCAGTCTCCGTGGGGTCAGCGGCCCCCTCCTGTCCCCCCTCTTTGTCCTGCTCCAGGTGACGCTCCAAGGAGTCCAGACCCGGGAGG ttgTCCTGCTTGATTTTGCCAAGGCACAGGGGGATCTGGGCTGGCTCAATCATCCCTATGGGAAAGGT TGGGATCTTCTCCAGAACGTCATGAATGAGTCGCTTATTTACATCTATTCTGTCTGCAACGTGATGGAGGGAGATCAAGACAACTGGTTGCGGACAAACTGGATCTACCGCAGTGAAGCTCAGCGCATCTTCATTGAACTCCAGTTCACGGTTCGAGACTGCAACAGCTTCCCCAGTGGGACAGGCACCTGCAAGGAAACCTTCAACCTTTATTACGCTGAGTCGGACTTTGATTACGGCATCAATTTTCAGAAACGTCAGTTCCGCAAGATTGACACCATCGCTCCAGATGAAATTACCTTGCGTGAGGACTTTGACACACGCAATGTCAAGATCAATACAGAGGTGCGCTCAGTTGGACCCCTAACTCGCAAGGGTTTCTATCTTGCCTTTCAGGACATTGGGGCTTGTgtggccctcctctcggtccgtATCTATTACAAAAAGTGCCCAGGAATCTTCCACAACATGGCAAGTTTCCCTGAAACCATTGCTGGTGCTGATTCACAGCCCTTGGCCAAGGTGCCGGGGACATGCGTGCAGCATGCTGTGGCCCGAGAGGAGCCTCTCATGCACTGCAACTCAGATGGAGAATGGCTGGTGCCCATTGGTGAATGCCTCTGTCGTGAAGGGTATGAGAAAGACGGGGATAGCTGCAGAG CTTGTTCTCCTGGGTTCTTCAAAGAGAACATCTCTAACAGTGCCTGTTCGAAATGCCCCTCGCACACACTGCCCTCTTCCGAAGGCTCCACTTCCTGTCCTTGTGAGGAAGGCTATTTTCGGGCCTTGAGTGATCCTGTCTCTATGCCATGCACAC AGCCGCCTTCAGCTCCCCACCGCGTCACAGCAATTGGCCTGGGTGCCAAGGTGCAACTCCGGTGGTCAACACCCCGGAACACAGGAGGCCGCAAGGATATCACCTACAGTATTACATGTGAACAGTGTTGGCCAGAGTCGGGGGAATGCCGCCCCTGCGACTCCACCCTTCGGTACTCAGAAAACCCAGACCATTTTGCTGGCACATCCCTGACCATCAGTGACCTGGAGCCACACGTTAACTATACCTTCACCGTAGAGGCCCACAATGGAGTATCCTCTTTCAGCACACAGCGTAGCTACAGCGTGACCAGTATCAGTGTGAACCAGACAG AACCTCCACGAGTGACTTCAGTGACAATGGACAGCCGTACTGCCACCAGTCTCACCCTATCCTGGACTGTACCTCCACGGCAACAGAACTATGTCTGGAAATATCAGGTCACTTACAAGAAAAAG AAGGACGAACACAGCTACTCTGTGTTACGCTGTGATGAGAATTCTGTGACCCTTCCTAAACTTAGCCCTGGAACCAAGTACTTGGTGAGCGTCCAGGCACTGACCCAGGAGGGTCAGGGGGCCCACAGTGTGGAGCAAGAGTTTGAGACACTTCCAGAAC ACTCTGATGGCACTAATACCACAGTAGTCCTTTGGGGTTCCATTGCTGGCTGTCTCTTTATGGGTTTGGTTGTCCTAGCAACTGTGTTCTTCATTCGACGAAG GAAGAAGAAGCTGAGGTCCCGGCAAACATCAGAGGATGTTTACTTCTCTAAGTCTG ATCAGCTCAAGCCCCTGAAAACCTATGTGGATCCCCACACATATGAGGACCCAAATCAGGCTGTGCTGAAGTTCACCACTGAGATTCATCCTTCTTGCATTTCACGGCAGAAAGTCATTGGGGCAG GTGAATTTGGAGAAGTCTATAAGGGGACCCTAAAAAGTGGCAAGAAGGAGATCCCAGTGGCCATCAAGACACTAAAATCTGGCTACACAGAGAAGCAACGCATAGACTTCCTGAGTGAAGCAACCATTATGGGCCAGTTTTGCCATCACAACATCATCCACTTGGAGGGAGTAATATCAAAAT ataagCCTTTTATGATCATCACAGAATACATGGAGAATGGTGCTCTGGATAAATTCCTACGG GAAAAGGATGGGGAATTCTGTGTTATCCAGCTGGTAGGCATGTTGAGGGGCATCGCCTCTGGTATGAAGTATTTGGCCAGCATGAACTATGTCCACCGCGATTTGGCTGCTCGCAATATTCTTGTTGACAGCCAGCTGGTCTGTAAAGTCTCTGACTTCGGCCTTTCTCGTGTCCTGGAGGATGATCCTGATGCCACTTACACCACAAGT GGTGGGAAAATCCCTATCCGATGGACAGCTCCTGAGGCTATCTCTCATCGCAAGTTTACTTCAGCCAGCGATGTCTGGAGTTATGGAATCGTTATGTGGGAGGTGATGTCGAATGGTGAACGACCTTACTGGGAGCTTTCCAATCATGAG GTGATGAAAGCAATAAACGAAGGCTTTCGGCTTCCTGTACCCTTGGACTGCCCTTCTGCCATCTACCAGTTGATGATGCGATGCTGGCAACAAGACAGAAGCCATCGGCCCAAGTTCACCGATATTGTGAGCATCTTGGACAAGCTTATCCGTGCCCCTGAATCGCTCAAGACATTGGCAGAGTTCGATCCTCG GATCTCCATCCGCCTACCCAGCACCAGTGGCTCAGAAGGGATCCCTTTCCGAACTGTGGGCGAGTGGTTGGAATCCATCAAAATGCACCAGTATACGGAGCACTTCACAGCTGCGGGGTATAATGTCATTGAGAAGGTGGTGCAGATGTCCAATGA TGATATTAAAAGAATTGGAGTACGTCTACCAGGACACCAGAAGCGCATTGCCTACAGCCTGATGGGATTGAAGGAACAGGTCAGCACCACTGGCATTCCAATTTGA